The bacterium DNA window GAGCGGCCGGTCGAGCCCCAGCTCGTGACGCAGATGGGCGGCCGCCGAGGGCGTGTAGTGGTCGGCCAGGAGGACCTGGACGGGATCGCCGGGCGCGTAATGCCCGGCCAGAAAGATGAGGAGGGCCGTCCCCAGGAGCAGCGGCACCATGAGCGCGACACGGTACGCGAGATACCGAAGCACCCGGGGACGGCCGAGGACCCTGTTACTTCTGGATGCTCACCGTGTTGAACTTCAAGTATCCGGACAGCGCCCCCGTGGTCTGCAGCCCCTGCACGTAGGGCTTCTTCAACAGCGCGAACTGCGTGAACACCATCGGAATCATCGCTCCCTCCTCGACGGCGAGCGCCTCCGCCTTGTGGTACAGCGCCGTGCGCGCCGCGTCGGTCGCGGCCGCGTTGGCCTGATCGACCAGCCGGTCGAACTCCGGGTTCGCGTAGCTCACCCGGTCGAGCGGCGACTTGCTGTACAGCAGCAGGTCGAGGTAGTCGCTGTAGTCCAGGTAGTCCGCCGCCCACCCGGTCATGAACGACGCGAATACGGTGCGCCGGTTCATCCCCTGCTGGAAGCTCGCGAACTCCGCCCGCTGCAGCCGCACGTCGACGCCGAGATTCTCCTTCAGCATCGCCGCGGTCGCCTCGGCGGCCATCTGATAGTCCCCCGCGATCGGGTTGATCGCCATCGTGAGCGGGGGCAGCTTGCCGGTCATCCCCGCCTCGTCCAGCAGCTTCTTGGCCTGCGCGGGATTGTAGGGCAGGCCCTTATACCCGCTGTAGAATCCCGGGATGCCCGGCGGCACAATGGACGCCGCCGGCTGGTAGAAGCCGAAGAAGACCGTGCGCGCGATCTTCGCCTTGTCGATCGCGAGGGCAAACGCGCGGCGCACCCGCGCGTCCTTGAACGGCTCGTAGACGCGGGGGTTGGGGCCGAGCCAGATGATCTGGGCCCGCGGGAACACCAGCAGCTCCTTGCCCATCACCGCATCCGACTTGATCCGCTGAAAGTCGGCGAGCGGCACCGCCACGAGGTCCAGCTGGCCGGCCTGGTACTCCGACAGACGCGTCTGGGCCTGCGTCACGACCGGCATCTCGACGCCCGAGATCTTCGGCGCGCCGAGGAAGTACCGCGGGTCGCGCGCCATCGAGACGTGGTCGTTGTGCGCCCATTCGCGCATCGTGAAGGGTCCCGATCCGGCGTCGTGCGCCGCGAACCACGACTTGCCGCCGCGCTCGACGACGTCGCGGTCCAGCACGACCGCCGCGTAGTACGCGAGGCGGTTCAAGAAGCCGCCGCGCGAGTTGGGGTTGAGGACGATTTGCAGCGTCAGCGGATCGACCACCTTGATGCCGGCGAGCCCGCCGCCGCCGCTCTGCTGGGCGTCGTATCCGGCGACGCCGCCGACCACGACGTCGCCGACCTCGGTCTTGACCGCCGGATCGCCCATGCGCTCGAAGGACCACTTCCAGTCGGCGGCCGTCACCTTTCGGCCGCTGTGGAAGTACACGTTGTCGCGGAGGTGGAACGTATAGACGAGGCCGTTCGGCGACACGTCCCAGCTCTTCGCGGCCTCGGGCACGAGCCGGCCGGCGCCGTCGAATCCGACGAGCGTGTTGTACATCAGAAGCGTGAGATCGCCGGACGAAAAGTCCGTCGCGAAATACGGGTCGATCGTGGGCGGCTCGCCGCCGAGCGGCGTGCGGAACACGCCGGCGGCCTGCCCCGCCGCGGGCGACGGGCCCCATCCACCGGCCAGCGCGCCGAGCAGCGCCGCGGCAACCATCAGAGCGGTGAACCCTCGATACACGGACATCCCCTCCCCCTTCTGGATCATGACGAACGGGTGCCGGCGAGCACCTGCTCGCCGTGTTTTACGGTCCGGAGATAGTCGAGCACTTCCGCCGCCGGCACGACGTCGGCGTACTTCATGTGCAGATCGAACAGCGTGACCTTATGCGAAGTGATGCCGCGGTCGCACACGGCCTCCTGCGGCACGATGACCCGGAAGCTGTAGTTGAAGGCGTCCAGCGCCGTGTCGCGGACGCAGCCGCTCGTCACGGTGCCGGTGACGATGACCGTGTCGACGGTGTGGAAGATGAGATAGCTCACGAGGTCCGTGCCGAAGAACGCGCTCGGCGCCGCCTTCACGACCACCGGCTCGGTCGGCAGCGGCGCGAGCTCCGGCACGATCTCGTAGGCCGCGGGGTCCGCCATGATCGGGCGCACGTTGGCCGCGGTCGTCTTCCAGCGGCCGCGTTCGGCGGGGATCGAGCGCCGCGCGCCCTTCGAGAAGAACACCGGGCACTCCGCGGCGCGCGCGGCCGCGAGCAGCGTTTGAATGGCGCGGACGGTCGCGGGGGCCGAGGGACTGCTGTACGGATACGCCGGATCGACGAAGGCGCGGTACATGTCCACGACCAGCAGCGCCGGCCGGCGGCCGTACCCGACCGACCCGCCCCACCCGCCGCGCTCGTACAGCGCCTGCTCCTCTTTCGGCACCACGTCGTCCCAGATCGCCATGATCCACCTCGTCTTTATGCCGTCGTGCGCCAGGTCTCGAGCAGCGGATGCGTCACGCCCGCGCCGGCGGCGAGTGATGCGATCTCCGCCCACATCTCCGACGACACCATCAGGCCGCGTGCGGCGCTGCGGCGCTTGCGCGCCGCGCTGCCCTCGCCGGGCAGGTGAATCGCGTCGACGCCGGGGCGCCGCGGGCCGGACGTGATCTCCTCGGCGAGGCCGGCGAGGCTTTGCTCGTACGTCTCCATCGGCAGGAACGCCTCGACGTCGATCGCGCCGACGAAATTCGCCGACGATTCGGGCGGCCAGATCCCGGCGAGCACGCCGCACAAAATCTCCAGGGCCACGGCCAGCGCGTACCCCTTGTGCCCGCCCAGCGGGGCGAGCGTGCCGTGAGGCGGCAGCGCCTGGCGGGGGTCCCGGGTCGGAGCGCCGCCCGCGTCGAACGCCCAGCCCTCCGGCAGCAGCGCCCCGACTTTCTGGGCGAGCAAGACGTTGCCGCGGGCGCCCTGCGTCGTCGAGATGTCCACGACCACGGGCGGGCCGTCACCGCGCGGGAACCCGATCGCGAGCGGGTTGGTGCCGAAGATCGGCCTCGTCCCGCCCCACGGGGCGACCCAGGAGGATTTCGGGTTGCCGGCGCACGCGATGAGCCCGATCGTGCCCGCGGCCGCCGCGGCTTCAACGTACGCGCCCAGCCGTCCGATGTGGTTCGTGTTGCGGACGACGGCCACGCACACGCCCGAACGCTTCGCGCGCTCGACGCAGCGGGCCATCGCGTCCGCGGCCGCGACGTGGCCCCAGCCGTTGTGCGCGTCGAGCACAAGGACGGCGCCGCCGTCGCGCTCGACCGTCACCGAGGTGGGCGAGGTGATCTCGCCCCGCCGCGCCCACGTCACGTAGGCCGGGATGCGCACCAATCCCTGCGACCGGTTCTCGCGCTCCTCGGCGTCGACGACGTGCGCCGCGACGACGCCCGCCTCGTCCTCCGCCACACCCGCCGCGGCCAGCACCGCCCGCAGCAGCGCCGTGAGGTCGCCGGACGCGATCGGACCGATCTCAGCCACCGCCGGCTACCACCACCGGACCGGACACTGGTTCAGGCGCTCGACGCCGGATGCCGTGACGACCCAGTCGTCCTCCCAGCACGCGGTGCCGAAGCCCTCGCGCACGAGCATCGGCTCGAACGCGAAGACCATATTTTGCTCGAGGCGCGCGGGGTTGCCCGGCGCAAACGCCGGCAGGTCCTGCACCGCCGCGCCGACCCCGTGGCCGCGGAAGTAGAGGTAGTCGGCGTAGCCGGCCTCCTCGGCGCGGGCGATCGCGATCTTCGCCAGGTCGGCGATGACCGCCCCGGGACGCGCGGCCGCCATGACCTCCTCGACAATGCCGATCTGCGTCTCCATGAAGCGCCGCTGCTCCACGGTCGGCTCGCCGCAGACGCGCTGGCGCGACGCGTCGCTGTAATAGCCCATGTAGCGCGCGCCGGCGTCCATGTAGACCATGTCGCCGGGACGCACCTGATAGCCCGTCGGCGCCATGTGCTTGAATCCCGACCGCGCTCCCGCGCACACGGAGATCGCGAACGCCGGATGCTCGGCGCCGCCGCTGAACATCGCCCGGTTCGCCTCGCCGGCTAGCTCGAACTCCGTGATCCCCGCCCGCACCGCGTCCATCGCCGCGGCCAGGCCGGCGTCGGCCAGCCGGCACGCGCGGCGGATCACCTCGATCTCGCGGTCGCTCTTGAGCGCCC harbors:
- a CDS encoding ABC transporter substrate-binding protein encodes the protein MSVYRGFTALMVAAALLGALAGGWGPSPAAGQAAGVFRTPLGGEPPTIDPYFATDFSSGDLTLLMYNTLVGFDGAGRLVPEAAKSWDVSPNGLVYTFHLRDNVYFHSGRKVTAADWKWSFERMGDPAVKTEVGDVVVGGVAGYDAQQSGGGGLAGIKVVDPLTLQIVLNPNSRGGFLNRLAYYAAVVLDRDVVERGGKSWFAAHDAGSGPFTMREWAHNDHVSMARDPRYFLGAPKISGVEMPVVTQAQTRLSEYQAGQLDLVAVPLADFQRIKSDAVMGKELLVFPRAQIIWLGPNPRVYEPFKDARVRRAFALAIDKAKIARTVFFGFYQPAASIVPPGIPGFYSGYKGLPYNPAQAKKLLDEAGMTGKLPPLTMAINPIAGDYQMAAEATAAMLKENLGVDVRLQRAEFASFQQGMNRRTVFASFMTGWAADYLDYSDYLDLLLYSKSPLDRVSYANPEFDRLVDQANAAATDAARTALYHKAEALAVEEGAMIPMVFTQFALLKKPYVQGLQTTGALSGYLKFNTVSIQK
- a CDS encoding isochorismatase family protein, translated to MAIWDDVVPKEEQALYERGGWGGSVGYGRRPALLVVDMYRAFVDPAYPYSSPSAPATVRAIQTLLAAARAAECPVFFSKGARRSIPAERGRWKTTAANVRPIMADPAAYEIVPELAPLPTEPVVVKAAPSAFFGTDLVSYLIFHTVDTVIVTGTVTSGCVRDTALDAFNYSFRVIVPQEAVCDRGITSHKVTLFDLHMKYADVVPAAEVLDYLRTVKHGEQVLAGTRSS
- a CDS encoding Ldh family oxidoreductase, which produces MAEIGPIASGDLTALLRAVLAAAGVAEDEAGVVAAHVVDAEERENRSQGLVRIPAYVTWARRGEITSPTSVTVERDGGAVLVLDAHNGWGHVAAADAMARCVERAKRSGVCVAVVRNTNHIGRLGAYVEAAAAAGTIGLIACAGNPKSSWVAPWGGTRPIFGTNPLAIGFPRGDGPPVVVDISTTQGARGNVLLAQKVGALLPEGWAFDAGGAPTRDPRQALPPHGTLAPLGGHKGYALAVALEILCGVLAGIWPPESSANFVGAIDVEAFLPMETYEQSLAGLAEEITSGPRRPGVDAIHLPGEGSAARKRRSAARGLMVSSEMWAEIASLAAGAGVTHPLLETWRTTA
- a CDS encoding Xaa-Pro peptidase family protein encodes the protein MSAKGRPAMPYGWGRVPYSFADRAPWMNLPFPVGEYRERLRRLAERMGGQDLDCLVVLGNRSDGTNIRYLTNFEDFYGGDSMLVVPRDGPPGFTTNAVMHGEPMHSGIQDCWIEDVRCAAAPRTVTGAASPATVLDHVEDFITERGCARGTIGIVGDSSGPLARFLTETFPKARVVEAGPMLREMRALKSDREIEVIRRACRLADAGLAAAMDAVRAGITEFELAGEANRAMFSGGAEHPAFAISVCAGARSGFKHMAPTGYQVRPGDMVYMDAGARYMGYYSDASRQRVCGEPTVEQRRFMETQIGIVEEVMAAARPGAVIADLAKIAIARAEEAGYADYLYFRGHGVGAAVQDLPAFAPGNPARLEQNMVFAFEPMLVREGFGTACWEDDWVVTASGVERLNQCPVRWW